In Bacteroidia bacterium, the following are encoded in one genomic region:
- a CDS encoding acetyltransferase: MKGGVLFLGYIRSATSSALTKRAADGGDSAASRDIFHALSFFSSLDSPTPAPRPPLTQTVRRWKLMVKKQKIVVIGSSGHAKVAIDVIEKEGKFSIVGLIDSFKKAGQEVFNYQILGTEEDLPILSKKYNLFGSFIAIGDNWQRHLMAKKIEKISPTLNFVSTFHPSVQLARGAIIGKGTIATAESVVNSDCEIGTFCIINTKASLDHDCIMGNFSSLAPNATTGGNVKIDAFSSISLGANIIHNRNIGKHTVIGAGSVVLNDIPDYCVAYGTPAKVIRTRQEGDKYL; encoded by the coding sequence ATGAAAGGCGGCGTTCTGTTTTTAGGCTATATCCGTTCCGCAACATCGAGCGCACTAACAAAGCGTGCAGCGGACGGCGGGGATTCGGCGGCTTCGAGAGACATTTTTCACGCTTTGAGTTTTTTCTCCTCTTTGGACTCTCCTACTCCCGCCCCCCGTCCGCCGCTAACGCAAACCGTTAGGCGCTGGAAACTAATGGTCAAAAAACAAAAAATAGTAGTCATAGGCTCGTCAGGTCACGCTAAAGTAGCAATAGATGTTATTGAAAAAGAAGGTAAGTTTTCAATCGTCGGATTAATTGATTCTTTCAAGAAAGCAGGGCAAGAGGTTTTTAATTATCAGATTCTCGGCACAGAAGAAGATCTACCAATACTTTCAAAGAAATATAATTTATTCGGCAGTTTTATCGCCATCGGAGACAACTGGCAACGCCATCTAATGGCAAAAAAGATAGAAAAAATATCCCCCACGCTTAACTTTGTAAGCACCTTTCATCCATCAGTTCAACTCGCTAGAGGCGCAATCATTGGCAAGGGTACAATAGCCACAGCAGAATCAGTTGTAAATAGCGACTGTGAAATCGGAACTTTTTGTATCATCAATACAAAAGCTTCCCTTGACCATGATTGTATTATGGGTAATTTCTCAAGTCTCGCTCCTAACGCAACAACTGGAGGAAATGTGAAGATAGACGCATTTAGTTCTATATCGCTTGGGGCTAATATTATTCACAACCGGAATATAGGCAAGCATACAGTAATTGGCGCGGGATCTGTCGTATTAAATGATATACCAGACTATTGCGTTGCATATGGCACTCCCGCTAAAGTTATCCGCACAAGACAAGAAGGAGATAAATATCTATAA
- a CDS encoding endonuclease domain-containing protein, whose translation MSKRGEVLVAIINKKLDFAILREQLWYRIPVSSVKKWLKEKWHPKWLAFYQTSAIGAEKHAINYFAEVVEIRRVRRWQLFPDEPQDEKSNKYYYQIFVKPIQRLPKPIYSRRYRRIIFIPTTWEKFTNAVEINDLYDESSLEDKLWAEFKRYNIPAERQDFVIAKGNDYALDFAIYCAKGNIDVETDGDFWHANPEKAEQDNLRDNDLKVEGWQVLRFNTKQIQEQAADYCVSTVAKTINNLGGIDEGKVIPRKINLDSGSYQPSLFDGLKKVGES comes from the coding sequence TGAGCAACTTTGGTATAGAATTCCTGTAAGCAGTGTCAAAAAGTGGTTGAAAGAAAAATGGCATCCGAAATGGTTAGCATTTTATCAAACAAGTGCTATTGGCGCAGAAAAACATGCCATAAATTATTTTGCGGAAGTTGTCGAAATTCGGAGAGTACGTCGCTGGCAATTATTTCCCGATGAGCCACAAGACGAAAAGAGCAATAAATATTATTACCAAATTTTTGTGAAGCCAATTCAAAGATTGCCAAAGCCAATTTATAGCCGTAGATATCGCAGGATTATCTTCATCCCAACAACATGGGAAAAATTTACAAACGCAGTTGAAATAAATGACCTTTACGATGAAAGTTCGCTTGAAGATAAGTTATGGGCAGAATTCAAGCGATACAATATTCCAGCCGAAAGGCAAGATTTTGTAATTGCAAAAGGAAATGACTACGCTTTGGACTTTGCAATATACTGCGCTAAAGGCAATATTGATGTTGAAACAGATGGCGATTTCTGGCACGCAAACCCAGAAAAAGCAGAGCAAGACAATTTGCGTGATAATGATTTAAAAGTAGAAGGTTGGCAAGTTTTACGTTTCAATACAAAGCAAATTCAAGAACAAGCCGCTGATTATTGTGTTTCAACGGTTGCTAAAACGATCAATAATCTTGGTGGAATTGATGAAGGCAAAGTCATTCCACGAAAGATAAATCTTGATAGTGGTTCTTATCAGCCTTCATTGTTTGATGGTCTGAAAAAGGTAGGCGAGTCTTAA